TTTACATCTTCTAATGCGCTTACAACTGCATCAATTTCCTCGGACCGTCCAACCGTAATATGCTGAACACCAATTTTAGGGACTACACCTCCAATTAATGAATTAATAATTGCTGTGGCTTCTTTAGGTTTTATGTTTTCTGTCATTTTGCTAAAATTCGGTTATAGTAGTTTTCGTTAATAATATAAAAACCATCTTCTTCCTCAATTAAAACATCATCTAATGTCTCGTAACATAATTCATTAATACTTTCTATCAATTGGTTTTTAAACATTCCTTTTGATTTTGCGAAAGTTTCAAAATCAGCCTGAAGAACAGAAAAATTTGCTTTTGAAAAAGAATCAAGAACATCTTGCTGTATTTTTGTAAAATTGAGTAAGCTGTCATAAAGAGATGTATCTATTGTGCTGTATTCAGAAACAGTCTGATTCTCTGGTTCTGAATTAATTACCAACACTGTTTTTAAATCTTCCTGTTCCTCTTCATCTCTAAGATATTCATTAAGTAGCTCAACCGTTCCCGAATGTTTTTCATGAACCTGCTGAATGGCATTTCTATCCAATTGAATTTTTTTTCGTTTAGCTGTGTAAACATTTTTTACAGCTTCTAGTGCCTTTTCTAAATCTTTATCCTGAATAAACTCATTGATTATAGCTTGAAAATCATCAAATTGATCTCCACTTTTAAACAAAGTTTTTTGCACTGTTACACCTAGCGGTTTATGATCAAATTTTACCGATTTCAAATCATAATGAATATAATAAACATACAATGCAAGTGCTGCTTCTTTACTATGAACTGCGATAAACTTTGATGCATCATAAAAAATATTTTCAACCGATGGATTATCTCTATTTAAATTTCCAAGATTTATAATCTGATTTATAAATATGTCTGAATCTTTATTAAAATTACTAGTCAATTCATCAAATTTAATTTTCCAACGAGTTGAATTTTGAATATTTAATTCATAATCCGTTTTTTCATCTGGCTCATTAATTGTTGGCGCATAAATCTGTAATATTTTATTTAATCGTATTAGTATTCGATCGTTGTATTCATCTTTTACAGCATTCGATATATAGGTTAGATCTACATTCAGTTTTCTTTTGTGTCCAAAAATTTCGCGAACAGTATTTTCACAGTATTTAAAAATATTAGAATGAAGTTCATTTATAACAGTTTCTATAGAGTATTTATAGTTATTACTTTCTGGTTTATAGTTATAATGTTTTTGTGCAATAATATCAGCTACTGCAGTAAGTTCTTTATGTAATGAAGAGGAATCTTTTACACATCTTTCATCTAATCTTTTAATGACAGACAAATAAAACTTCATGATTTCGATAGCGCAAAACTCAATATTAAAGAAATTATTTGCCGGATTCCAAATGTTGTTTAAAAGCACAGCATCTTCATCTGTTAGATTTAATTTGACTCTAAACTGAAATCCCAATTTTAACTGATCATATCCCGAATAATCATCATAATAATTTTCCTGTCGGCGAATTCTCTCTGAATCTTTCTTTAAATCATGTTGTTCTAATTTTTTAATAAAATGAGAAACACTATACGTTTTTGTTTTAGGATAGTTTCTTTTTAATTCATTTAATTCTTTTTCTAAACGAGCAATATTTTTATGAGTATCAAATTCTTTTAAAAGATCGAAAAGCAAAACAAATGCATAATTGTTATTCCCATCAAGATCTGTATAAATACCGTTTAAAAAGTTAAACTTGAAAGTTTTATAAAAAACACGCTGCTGGTTTGTCGCCGAATTTATTTCTGAATACGAATATACATATTGATGTCCCCAATAAGGAACATTTGAAGGTTTTGAAATATTTGAAAGACTGTAAGATTCACCTGTAATGTCTATAATAGAATTATCCATACATCCTAAATTTAATTTTATTAATACTATTCTCTGAATCGGATTTATTATAATAAATCGTCAATAAGATCAGAAAAATCAAATTCATGTATAAGCATAATAGAATGCCCTTCTTTTCTTAAGTTGATAGCTTTTTCAACTTTTCTTCCGTAGCATGAAAAAGCCCAAGCTGGGTTTCCATTATCACCAACAATTAAATAATCAGTCTTTTTAGTAAGGCTGTCTGTTGGTATACCGCCAAGTTTAATAATATCCCTCTGAAGATTCTCTCTATTTCCTCTTTGCAAAACGCCTGTAATGCAAAATGTTTTACCTTCAAAAACTACCTCTGGTTCACTTGTACAAAGACCCGAAATGTTTACATCAATTGTTTCATTTTGAATCTTCTCTCTTATTTCATGATCTTGAATTTGTACAAATTGTTTAAAAAAAGCCATCAAAACCACTCTTTCTTCTTCTTCAATTTTATTGTCAGATAAAATAGAAAGAACCAAACTTCTTATTTCATCATAAGGATAATACGTATTCAAATGTTCATTTTCATCCAGCCATTTTTGAAGATCGTAAATTTCTTTATCAGTAATAATCCCATCTGCTAAAATACCGTGACAAATACCTTGCAAGATCTGAAGATCTGAAGTTACTGCATTATAGTAATAATTATCCTTTTCGTATTTCTGACATAACCAATATAAATCTTCGATTATTTCTTTACGTGGAATTTTATTTGATATAGCCTCTTCAATAATAATCATGAATTCGTTCAAAGGATTACGACTCATTAGCTCTTTATGAGCAATAACCCACTTCTGAAGCTCATTTATTTCTTGGATATTAATTTCTTCCTCTAATTTAATACCTAATAAAAATCCTTTTAGAGAACTAATAGCTTTATCTGTTTGGGATTTTACAGTATACACTTTTAATAATTCCTGATCTATAGCTTTCATAATCAAGTAATTTTCTTATAATTATAAATAATTATTTTGATTTAATTTTTTTTATAAAGTGTAAATATTAAGCTTTATCTTTTATAATCATTACGGAAAACCATAATCCCAAAAATTATATTAAAAATATTATTCTAGGATTAAAAACACTATAAGTAGATATACCTGTTTTATAATTTATCTAATAGCTCTTCAAATAAATCATTTAAAAATTATTTGAGACTAATTAAAATACTAGTGTCGTGTAAGATTGTACGTTGACATTCAAAAAACTTAAGTTAGTTTTCATTATAATATTTATTAAAAAAAATAAGCTATTTATTGAGATTTAGTAGTGAGAGAATAGCTTACCTAAAGAAATGTCAACCATCATTTTTAATTAATGATGCGTTATAATAAAAGATAAACACATTTAATTTTTGATCAAAATAATACAAAAACAAAAAAGCCACTCGATTGAGTGGCTTTTCTTGTGATCCCAGAAGGATTCGAACCTTCGACCTACGCATTAGAAGTGCGTTGCTCTATCCAGCTGAGCTATGGAACCGAACTAAAATTTTTATAAAAAAAACTTTAAAAAAAAGTCGGGGTGGCAGGATTCGAACCTGCGGCCTCCTGCTCCCAAAGCAGGCGCGATAACCGGGCTACGCTACACCCCGAGGCAAAATTTAAGCGGAGAGACAGGGACTCGAACCCTGGCGACGGTTACCCGTCGACAGATTAGCAATCTGCTCCATTACCGCTCTGGCACCTCTCCTTGCTAGTGGAATTGCTTCCGTTTTGCGAGTGCAAATGTATAACAACATTCCTTTTCTCACAAGCTTTTTTCTGAGTTTTTTTAGTTTTTTTTCATCTTTTTTCAAAACCACTTCACAATCAAACAAATAGAATTAACAAAAAATTGACTCAAATTTAAAATCCGCCCTATTCAATACAAAATTTGAATATAATTAAATAAACAGTAAATTTGCTTATAACTATTATTAAACAGAAAATGAACAAAAGAGTTGTTATCGTTTCTGCCGTTAGAACACCTATCGGAAGTTTCATGGGCGGGTTATCTACTGTACCTGCACCAAAATTAGGCGCTGCCGCTATAAAAGGAGCCCTTTCAAAAATTAACCTTGACCCAAAATTAGTCGATGAAGTTTTCATGGGGAATGTAATTCAGGCTGGTGTTGGACAAGCTCCCGCAAGACAAGCAGCGCTTTTTGCTGGCCTATCTGAAGAAGTTGCTGCTACAACAGTAAACAAAGTTTGTGCTTCCGGAATGAAAGCGGTTATGTTCGCTGCGCAAGCAATTGCATGTGGTGATGCTGAAATCGTAGTAGCTGGCGGAATGGAAAGCATGAGTTTGATTCCTCATTATGTACAAATGCGTGCTGGAAACAAATTTGGCCCAGCAACAATGTTGGACGGAATGCAAAAAGATGGTTTGACAGATGCTTATGACAACAACGCAATGGGAGTTTGCGCTGACTTATGTGCAACTGAATACAAAATTAGCCGTGAAGAGCAAGACGCTTTCGCAATCCAATCTTATGAGAGAAGCTCAAAAGCTTGGGATGCTGGAAAATTCGATAACGAAGTTGTTCCTGTTGAAGTTCCGCAAAGACGTGGCGAGCCAATTATATTCTCTAAAGACGAAGAATACACTAATGTAAAATTAGATAAAATCCCATCTTTAGCTCCGGTTTTCACGAAAGACGGAACTGTAACTGCTGCCAACGCTTCAACAATTAATGACGGAGCTGCTGCTTTGGTTTTAATGTCTGAAGAAAAAGCAAATACATTAGGGTTAAAACCTTTAGCATACATAAAAGGCTATGCAGATGCAGCTCAGGAACCAAAATGGTTTACCACAAGCCCTGCAAAAGCATTACCAAAAGCATTAGACAAAGCTGGAATCTCAATTTCAGATGTTGATTTCTTTGAATTCAATGAAGCTTTCTCTGTAGTTGGTTTAGCCAATGCGAAAATCTTAAACCTAGATAACGATAAAGTAAACGTAAACGGTGGAGCTGTTTCCTTAGGACATCCTCTTGGAGCATCTGGAGCACGTATCATTGTAACTTTACTGAATGTTTTAGAACAAAACAATGCTAAGACCGGAGCTGCTGCAATTTGCAACGGTGGCGGAGGTGCATCAGCAATTGTTATCGAAAGAGCATAAACAATATCTCAAAAAATCAGGAGTTATATAAGGTAACTCCTGATTTTCAACTTATAAATTTCCTTACATGTTTGGAATTTGCAATTTAGCCATAGTACCCGTTCGAGCTGAAGCTAGTGACAGAAGTGAAATCGTAACACAGCTTTTATTTGGCGAACATATCGAAATTTTAGAACGCCATAATCAATGGGCTAAAATAAGAATTCAGTTTGACGACTACGAAGGCTGGGTCGATTCTAAACAATATCAGGAAATTACCAAAGAGCAATTTGATCTTTTGAGCAAAGAGTCAATTATTCTAAATGCTGATTTGATTGATTATATCACAGCTCCAAACAACCTATTGCTTCCAATTCCCCTTGGAGCTTCTTTATCTTTTCTAAACAACAGCGAAATCAATATTTCTAATTTTGATTTTGAAGGAACCAAAACCAGCGGTATAAAACCTAAAAGCGCACTAATTAAAACCGCTTTTATGTATCTGAATGCTCCGTATTTATGGGGAGGAAAAACACCTTTTGGTATTGATTGTTCAGGTTTCACCCAAATGGTTTACAAATTAAACGGTTATAAAATCCATCGTGATGCTTCACAACAAGCACTTGAAGGCGACCCTTTGAGTTTTATTGAAGAATGTGAACCAGGCGATTTAGCCTTCTTTGATAATGATGAAGGAAACATTACACACGTTGGAATCATTATGGAGAACAATTACATCATTCACGCAAGTGGAAAAGTCCGTATCGATCGTTTAGACCATACCGGAATTTACAATCCCGAATTAAAAAGACATACCCATAAACTTCGTGTAATCAAGAAAATTATCTAGTAAAAAATCCTTACAAAAAGAAACAATGGCAAAACTTGAATTATCCAAAAACGGCTTTCAGATCAACAATATAAACATCGAATTCCCAATTGATATAAAAGTTTTAAAACAGGCTTTAGGAAATTCTAGATATACTAAAAAAAAATACAATCACATTTATACTTGGGACGACCAGGGGATTATGGCTTTTTCTAAAGAAGGAGACAAAGTCGAAAGTATAGGACTTGAATTAGAGCTTCGTGAATACGATTTTTGTGCAAAAAGTATCTTTACTGGCGAATTCATTTTTGATGGTCAGGAATTATTTCAATACTACGAAAACAACAAAAAACAACTTGTAAAACTTTTTAAAGGAGACAGAAGCGGTGCTTTTATCCTAAACGGAATCAGCGTTTGGTTTGACAAAGAAGATGGTAAAATTACGAGTTTAAGCATTTCTCCACGCGAGGAAGAAGAGAAAAAAATTTCTGCTCCTGTTGATCCCGAATTCAAATTCTTTCAACCGCTTTGGAAAGAATGGATTTCTGAAATCAGTAAAATTGTTTCTGAAAACAATGATTATTACAATCTCGCAGATGGTATTTCTAAAGAAGATATCGAACAACATTCTGAATTAGAAGATGATATCAAAATACCACTTGCACTTATAAATTTCTACAAAGTTCAAAACGTAGATTACGATGCCGTTACATCAGTATTTCAGCTGGCAATAAACAATTGGAGCTACGAATTGATTCCGTTTCAAGACATTGCCGAAGAATGGATTTCCATACAAGATCTTCAATTTGACGAAGACGATTTACCAGAACAAGATGAAGTAGATTTCGAAAAAATCAAAACCAACAACTACGCCAATCCAAAATGGATTCCGTTTGCAACTGGAAGAAACGGAGATTATTTACTTTACGACACAGACCCAGCCTCAAAAGGAAAATTTGGACAGATTATCGAACTCCAAAATGAATCCTGGTCAAGAATCATAGTTGCTGATTCGTTAGAAG
This portion of the Flavobacterium panacagri genome encodes:
- a CDS encoding C40 family peptidase; this encodes MFGICNLAIVPVRAEASDRSEIVTQLLFGEHIEILERHNQWAKIRIQFDDYEGWVDSKQYQEITKEQFDLLSKESIILNADLIDYITAPNNLLLPIPLGASLSFLNNSEINISNFDFEGTKTSGIKPKSALIKTAFMYLNAPYLWGGKTPFGIDCSGFTQMVYKLNGYKIHRDASQQALEGDPLSFIEECEPGDLAFFDNDEGNITHVGIIMENNYIIHASGKVRIDRLDHTGIYNPELKRHTHKLRVIKKII
- a CDS encoding acetyl-CoA C-acyltransferase, encoding MNKRVVIVSAVRTPIGSFMGGLSTVPAPKLGAAAIKGALSKINLDPKLVDEVFMGNVIQAGVGQAPARQAALFAGLSEEVAATTVNKVCASGMKAVMFAAQAIACGDAEIVVAGGMESMSLIPHYVQMRAGNKFGPATMLDGMQKDGLTDAYDNNAMGVCADLCATEYKISREEQDAFAIQSYERSSKAWDAGKFDNEVVPVEVPQRRGEPIIFSKDEEYTNVKLDKIPSLAPVFTKDGTVTAANASTINDGAAALVLMSEEKANTLGLKPLAYIKGYADAAQEPKWFTTSPAKALPKALDKAGISISDVDFFEFNEAFSVVGLANAKILNLDNDKVNVNGGAVSLGHPLGASGARIIVTLLNVLEQNNAKTGAAAICNGGGGASAIVIERA
- a CDS encoding tellurite resistance TerB C-terminal domain-containing protein, whose protein sequence is MDNSIIDITGESYSLSNISKPSNVPYWGHQYVYSYSEINSATNQQRVFYKTFKFNFLNGIYTDLDGNNNYAFVLLFDLLKEFDTHKNIARLEKELNELKRNYPKTKTYSVSHFIKKLEQHDLKKDSERIRRQENYYDDYSGYDQLKLGFQFRVKLNLTDEDAVLLNNIWNPANNFFNIEFCAIEIMKFYLSVIKRLDERCVKDSSSLHKELTAVADIIAQKHYNYKPESNNYKYSIETVINELHSNIFKYCENTVREIFGHKRKLNVDLTYISNAVKDEYNDRILIRLNKILQIYAPTINEPDEKTDYELNIQNSTRWKIKFDELTSNFNKDSDIFINQIINLGNLNRDNPSVENIFYDASKFIAVHSKEAALALYVYYIHYDLKSVKFDHKPLGVTVQKTLFKSGDQFDDFQAIINEFIQDKDLEKALEAVKNVYTAKRKKIQLDRNAIQQVHEKHSGTVELLNEYLRDEEEQEDLKTVLVINSEPENQTVSEYSTIDTSLYDSLLNFTKIQQDVLDSFSKANFSVLQADFETFAKSKGMFKNQLIESINELCYETLDDVLIEEEDGFYIINENYYNRILAK
- a CDS encoding BRCT domain-containing protein, which gives rise to MKAIDQELLKVYTVKSQTDKAISSLKGFLLGIKLEEEINIQEINELQKWVIAHKELMSRNPLNEFMIIIEEAISNKIPRKEIIEDLYWLCQKYEKDNYYYNAVTSDLQILQGICHGILADGIITDKEIYDLQKWLDENEHLNTYYPYDEIRSLVLSILSDNKIEEEERVVLMAFFKQFVQIQDHEIREKIQNETIDVNISGLCTSEPEVVFEGKTFCITGVLQRGNRENLQRDIIKLGGIPTDSLTKKTDYLIVGDNGNPAWAFSCYGRKVEKAINLRKEGHSIMLIHEFDFSDLIDDLL
- a CDS encoding SMI1/KNR4 family protein, with the protein product MAKLELSKNGFQINNINIEFPIDIKVLKQALGNSRYTKKKYNHIYTWDDQGIMAFSKEGDKVESIGLELELREYDFCAKSIFTGEFIFDGQELFQYYENNKKQLVKLFKGDRSGAFILNGISVWFDKEDGKITSLSISPREEEEKKISAPVDPEFKFFQPLWKEWISEISKIVSENNDYYNLADGISKEDIEQHSELEDDIKIPLALINFYKVQNVDYDAVTSVFQLAINNWSYELIPFQDIAEEWISIQDLQFDEDDLPEQDEVDFEKIKTNNYANPKWIPFATGRNGDYLLYDTDPASKGKFGQIIELQNESWSRIIVADSLEELIQNEINNLKAGRTEHFSFIIEKEN